The window AAAATCCCCGGCTGCGGGGATTTTTTCGATTCTGATTTCTATCTGGTTGGGTTTGTTTGTGACGCTTCTTCACGTTCTTGGCTAGGAGCAAACAGTAAGCCAAGATTGATTAATCCAGCAAGACCTACCAGTCCATAGACAATCCGTGAAATAGCAGAATCCTGGCCGCCGAAGATAGAGGCAACTAAATCAAATTGGAAGAAGCCGACAAGGCCCCAGTTAATTGCGCCGATGATAGTAAGGATCAGTGCCAGCCTTTGAATTGTGCTCATCTTTATCCTCCTTAAAATGGAATGTAAACGTTAGTAATATTCCCATATTAAGGTGTACTATACATTTAGATATTTTTTTCCCATAGCTGCCTCTCAAGGTTAGACAGCTAAAAGGAAGCGGCGTCCTTTTTGCAATTATTTTTGGAATACTAAATAATAGTGTATGTAAGAAGGAGGAGATTACATGGAGAACTTTACATTTTACAACCCTGTTAAATTAATCTTCGGAAAAGGCCAGCTCGACCAGCTGAAAAATGAAGTTCCTCGTTATGGCAAGAAAGTTTTGCTTGTATATGGAGGAGGCAGCATTAAACGCAGCGGTCTTTATGACCAAGTAATATCCCTGCTTAATGAAATCGGCGCAGAAGTTTTCGAACTTGCTGGCGTTGAGCCGAACCCGCGTGTTTCAACTGCCCGGAAAGGGATCGATATTTGCAAGACAGAAGGAATCGACCTGTTGCTTGCTGTTGGTGGCGGCAGTGTTATTGATTGTACAAAACTGATAGCGGCTGGTGCTAAATATGATGGAGATGCCTGGGATCTGGTTATTAAAAAAGCTCAGGTCCAGGATGCACTTCCATTCGGAACTGTATTGACACTTGCGGCTACTGGCTCAGAAATGAATGCAGGATCGGTTATTACCAATTGGGAAACGAAAGAAAAGTATGGCTGGGGTGCCGGCGCTTTAACAATGCCGAAGTTCTCCATCCTTGACCCAGTCAATACGTTCACAGTACCGCGCGACCAGACGATCTACGGGATTGTTGACATGATGTCACATACATTTGAGCACTATTTCCATACTGCAGTAAACACTGAGTTCCAGGACCGGATGTGTGAAGGCCTTCTTAAAACAGTTATTGAAACTGCCCCTAAGGCCTTGGAAGACCTTGAAAACTATGACCACCGTGCAACCTTGCTATATTGTGGAACAATGGGGCTGAACGGAATGATCAATATGGGCTTCCGCGGTGACTGGGCAACACATAACATCGAGCATGCGGTATCGGCTGTTTACGATATCCCTCATGGTGGCGGACTCGCTATCCTATTCCCGAACTGGATGAAGCATAACTTGAAGTATGACCCGGCCCGTTTTGCAAAAATGGCTGTCCGTGTTTTCGATGTTGATCCAACTGGAAAGACAGACGAAGAAACAGCGCTGGAAGGCATCGAAAAGCTTCGTGAATTCTGGACAGGCATTGGTGCGCCTTCACGCCTCGCCGATTATAACATCGACGATAGCAATGTGGAACTTATGGCAGACAAAGCTATGGTCAATGGCGAATTTGGCGGCTATGTTAAACTGAATCGCGAAGATGTACTCGCAATCCTGAAAGCATCACTCTAATAGTATGAAGGCTGTCCTATGCAGGGCAGTCTTTTTTAAAAAAGAAATCATACTAGCTACTATGTAGCCATTTAAAATCCCTCTTGTGATCTTATCTTAAAATGAACCCGCTTTCAAAAATGGCTGTTCCTTGATTATCCGAAAAGCATTGGGTAAAGTGGGTAATGATAAGGTTAGGCATCATCCAGTAACTCTGGATTATGCCTGGCTAAACCAATCGGCACGGCCAACAAGCTGCATACATATTTTGAAAAAAGCAGCTTGCGGTTCTCCGAGAAACCATAAAACACGGAGGTTCCAAAATGACACATATCCGTTTTGATTACACGAAGGCACTTAGTTTCTTCGGCGAGCACGAACTTACGTATTTGCGTGACGCAGTAAAAGTTGCCCATCATTCCCTTCATGAAAAAACCGGCGCGGGAAGCGACTACTTAGGCTGGATTGACCTGCCGGAGAACTATGACAAAGAAGAATTCTCCCGTATCCAAAAAGCTGCAGAGAAAATCAAATCCGATTCCGACGTCCTCATCGTCATCGGTATTGGCGGTTCTTACCTTGGCGCGCGCGCAGCCCTTGAAATGCTCGGCAACAGCTTCTACAATGCAATGCCTGCTGAAAAGCGAGGCACACCGCAAATTCTGTTTGTCGGAAACAACATTTCTTCAACTTACATGCACGATGTTGCCCAGCTTCTTGAAGGCAAGGATTTTTCAATTAACGTAATCTCCAAGTCGGGTACTACAACTGAACCGGCGTTGGCTTTCAGGCTGTTCCGGAAGCTTCTTATTGAAAAATACGGGGAAGAGGAAGCGAAGAAGCGGATCTACGCGACCACGGACAAGGAACGCGGCGCATTAAAAACACTCTCCGATGAAGTAGGCTATGAAACCTTCGTGATTCCCGATGACGTTGGCGGCCGCTACTCGGTACTTACTGCGGTAGGCCTACTGCCAATTGCAGTAAGCGGAGCGGATATCGAGAAAATGATGAAGGGCGCAGCCCAGGCGATGAATGATTACAGCGGTTCTGAACTGGAAGAGAATCCTGCTTATCAATATGCGGCAGTAAGGAATGTTCTCTACAACAAAGGGAAGACAATTGAATTGCTCGTCAACTATGAGCCGGGACTCCAATATTTTTCTGAATGGTGGAAGCAGCTGTTTGGCGAAAGTGAAGGAAAAGACCAAAAAGGGATTTACCCATCATCCGCAAACTTCTCGACTGATTTGCATTCCCTTGGCCAATATATCCAGGAAGGCCGCCGTGATATGTTTGAAACAATTATTAAAGTGGAAAAACCACGGTATGAGTTAACGATTGAGGAAGAGGCTAATGATCTAGATGGTCTGAATTACTTGGCAGGTAAGACAGTTGATTTTGTTAATAACAAGGCATTTGAAGGAACGATGCTTGCGCACACTGACGGAGGCGTCCCGAACTTGATCGTTTCAATTCCAGAAATGGACGAGTACACATTTGGTTATATGGTTTATTTCTTTGAAAAGGCCTGTGCAATGAGCGGTTATCTGCTCGGGGTCAATCCGTTTGACCAGCCGGGTGTTGAGGCGTATAAAGTTAATATGTTCGCGTTGCTTGGCAAACCAGGCTTCGAAGAGAAAAAAGCGGAGTTGGAAAAACGCTTGAAATAAGCCGGAACCAACAAGTACAGAGACGCAGGGCTGGGATTGGGAAATCGGCAGGAATCCGGATGTGTGGCAGAGGAGTTCATGAAAGAAAAACGCGGTGCTAGATTAAGCAGCGCTTTTCCACCCTAACATGCTAAGGAAGAGGTGCGGCAATGATACCGATTAAAAGCAGTGTTGAAGGAAAGGATTTTTCACTCAGGGAACTTGAAGATGCATTAAGACCACTTGGCTATAGCATCGGCGGCAATTGGGATTATGATCATGGCTATTTTGATTATAAAATCGATGATGAAGGAACCTATCATTTTTTCAGGGTGCCATTCCAAGCTGTCGATGGCCAGATTGACGGCGGCAACCCGCGAGTAAGAATTGGGACTCCGTTTTTGCTGGCGCACCAGTACGAAGACGGTGTCGATGATGAGGGGAATATTGGGACTTTCTCAGGATCGGTCAACCAGTTCCAGTCACCGGAGGAAAAAGATGCTCCAATTGATTCGGAGTATGTTAATCTTGCGTCGAATCTCGTTTCCAAGCTGGAAAGCGTGCTTCTGTAATTATTATACTACCCGGGCGGTAAAACCCGCCTCTGGATCGTTTAAGGTTCAAGGTAGAATAAAAGATGGGAACCAATCAGCCGCGAAGATCGCTGATTGGCCCATCTAAGCATCAGTGTAAAAGCCCACTGATGGAAGATTCACCTTATCCCACCTTAATGGTCAGTAAGCCTCTTTGGAGGCAACTGACCATTAAGGTCCGATTGGTGAATTAAGATTTTTCTTGGGGCTTCAGCCCTTAGAAAAATCAATCGGGCTCTGCGCGACTAACCATCAGTGTAAAAACCCACTGATGGAAGATTCACCTTATCGCAATAAATTGATCGGTGGATTCAATTGTATATGAGAGGGGCGGATTGATATACAAATCCTCCCCTTTTTTTATTCCCAGCAAAAGCATTTCTTTCTTTGCCCAAGCCTCTTTTGCTTCTGCAAAGCTCTTTCCAACCAATTTTTCCTCAGCTGCACAGGAAGCTAGACGGCTTTCCTGCAACTCTCCCATCATTTTTAACAGCAGGCCTGCCCCCCGTGAATGAAGGCTGCTTAACATGAAAATGCTCGCTAGCTTATTTGATTGCAGAATCTGATCAGCGCCTGCACGCTTTGCGTTGATCACCTGCTCAGGTGTCAGGATTTCCACAATGCAGGGCACCTCGGGGCAGAGCCCTTTAATCGTCAACAGTGTCAATATCGAATTCATATCTGCCTGAGGCTCCTCAGGGCTATGGTCTGCAGTTATCAGCACCATTTCCGCTTTGAGGATATTTCCTTTTAGTATCGTACTATCTACATGGGGTTTGCCTTGAATGAAGTGGACAGGTTTTCCTGGAAGCGGGTTTTCCGTTAGGGTTTCGTCTATCAAGACAATCTCAAGTCCGCTTCCTGATCCGGATAGCTTGGTGATGACCTCACGAGACCGCTCATTCCAGCCGATAATTGCCACATGACTTGTACCCTTATATGGAAGCTTCCCTTCAGAATAAGCATTTTGCCGCGTAACGGCAGCAGTGGCAAGCGAAACCAAATAGAAGGAGACAAGTCCAGCCCCGAATAAAATCAGGATGGTCGCAGCTATTCTACCGGCAAGGGAATGTGGAACATAATCTCCATAGCCGACAGTTGTGGCGGTAATGATAGCCCACCAGATGCCATCATAGATGGTTGGAAATGTATCCGGTTCAAGGACAGTAATTGCAATTCCGAAAGACATGAAAACTAATAGTGTCAGCAAAGTTATCCTAACGAGAACAGGTAACCGCAAAAATTGAATATACCACCGATTGGGCATAGAGTCTTCCCCCATATTAACAATTTACTCTAATCACTTTTTAGACTATCAGTATGGTCAAGGTAAGAAAATCCCATAAGTGCCTGGTTTGAATTTAACAATATTCCGTCCACAAAAAACACCTCCAAAAAGGGAGGTGTGTTAACACTTTAATTTCTACCAAAGATAATCTCCTTCTTTTTTAATGTCGGACTTTGTTACATATTCCATGTTCGGAATATGGACAAAGGTTTCCGACTGTAAATCAATATAACCGGCACCGCGTGTTGTATCCTGAGGCACCCACCTGCCTTCGAGCTTAATTTCATTCCAGGCGTGGTCTTTACCGTAAACCACTCTGGCTTCAATACCCGCTGCCCGGTGCAATGCAGCTGTCAGGTGTGAAAATCCCATGCACATTGCCTTCCTCGATTCCAGGGCTTCCATTGCAGACTTAAATGTGAAGCTTTGTCCCCTTAAGGTTGCGAAATATGTTTCAGCGTCGTATTCAAGATTTTCGGTTACCCAAACGTATATTGCTGCCGACTTCTCATGATCTGTGTTCTTATCCTTAATAATCTCCTTAGCAAGCTGGATAACTTCCGAATTATCACTTTGAACAACTGAACTCGGTAAAAGAAATGGGTTTCCGGCAATCGTTTTTGTAACATGATAGGATAGCACGGTGGCTAGTCCATGATCTTTATTTCTTAGTGTGCCAGCCTCGTTCAAAATGCCTTTCGCCACCGCGAAAGGCAGATTTGGCTGGGAGGCGACAATTGCACCAAAAAAGAAAACAATAAGAAAGAATTTCTTCATTCTAATTCCCCTATCCTCATGTTGGAAATGATGTCGCTATAACATTGTTCTTTAAAGGTAAAGGGAAAAATTAGAATTATCAACGAAATTGTCACAAAAAGTTCAAAAAATAAATAGGATAAAGATTGATTTAGGAGACTTTTTCCATTGACTTTATTGGGGTATCCTCATTTGTTGGATTTTTACTATAACAATCTTTCTTTCTATAAAACAATAACCTTGCAGTTAATCAAAAAAGGAATAAAATCCTTAATTTAGGCGAATACTATAACCGGTCGAATGCAAATTGGAGGTGGCCGGCTTATGGATACACAAACTGAGCGAAAACAAACCGGGTTAACAACCCTGCTGCAGTCGTCCGAGCGAAAACAAATCGCAGCAGCCATGGCCGTTCTTGCAGCTTATTTATTACCGCTTTTCGTCCTTGGGGAAGGGGCTCATATTCGGGTTCATGACAATCTCGATTCCAATTTGGCCTGGTACAAGGTTCTGGCGGAAAGTGGACAGACCTTTGGTTCGGTTG is drawn from Bacillus sp. FJAT-18017 and contains these coding sequences:
- a CDS encoding DUF378 domain-containing protein — its product is MSTIQRLALILTIIGAINWGLVGFFQFDLVASIFGGQDSAISRIVYGLVGLAGLINLGLLFAPSQEREEASQTNPTR
- a CDS encoding iron-containing alcohol dehydrogenase, which produces MENFTFYNPVKLIFGKGQLDQLKNEVPRYGKKVLLVYGGGSIKRSGLYDQVISLLNEIGAEVFELAGVEPNPRVSTARKGIDICKTEGIDLLLAVGGGSVIDCTKLIAAGAKYDGDAWDLVIKKAQVQDALPFGTVLTLAATGSEMNAGSVITNWETKEKYGWGAGALTMPKFSILDPVNTFTVPRDQTIYGIVDMMSHTFEHYFHTAVNTEFQDRMCEGLLKTVIETAPKALEDLENYDHRATLLYCGTMGLNGMINMGFRGDWATHNIEHAVSAVYDIPHGGGLAILFPNWMKHNLKYDPARFAKMAVRVFDVDPTGKTDEETALEGIEKLREFWTGIGAPSRLADYNIDDSNVELMADKAMVNGEFGGYVKLNREDVLAILKASL
- a CDS encoding glucose-6-phosphate isomerase; this encodes MTHIRFDYTKALSFFGEHELTYLRDAVKVAHHSLHEKTGAGSDYLGWIDLPENYDKEEFSRIQKAAEKIKSDSDVLIVIGIGGSYLGARAALEMLGNSFYNAMPAEKRGTPQILFVGNNISSTYMHDVAQLLEGKDFSINVISKSGTTTEPALAFRLFRKLLIEKYGEEEAKKRIYATTDKERGALKTLSDEVGYETFVIPDDVGGRYSVLTAVGLLPIAVSGADIEKMMKGAAQAMNDYSGSELEENPAYQYAAVRNVLYNKGKTIELLVNYEPGLQYFSEWWKQLFGESEGKDQKGIYPSSANFSTDLHSLGQYIQEGRRDMFETIIKVEKPRYELTIEEEANDLDGLNYLAGKTVDFVNNKAFEGTMLAHTDGGVPNLIVSIPEMDEYTFGYMVYFFEKACAMSGYLLGVNPFDQPGVEAYKVNMFALLGKPGFEEKKAELEKRLK
- a CDS encoding YugN-like family protein codes for the protein MIPIKSSVEGKDFSLRELEDALRPLGYSIGGNWDYDHGYFDYKIDDEGTYHFFRVPFQAVDGQIDGGNPRVRIGTPFLLAHQYEDGVDDEGNIGTFSGSVNQFQSPEEKDAPIDSEYVNLASNLVSKLESVLL
- a CDS encoding potassium channel family protein, with protein sequence MPNRWYIQFLRLPVLVRITLLTLLVFMSFGIAITVLEPDTFPTIYDGIWWAIITATTVGYGDYVPHSLAGRIAATILILFGAGLVSFYLVSLATAAVTRQNAYSEGKLPYKGTSHVAIIGWNERSREVITKLSGSGSGLEIVLIDETLTENPLPGKPVHFIQGKPHVDSTILKGNILKAEMVLITADHSPEEPQADMNSILTLLTIKGLCPEVPCIVEILTPEQVINAKRAGADQILQSNKLASIFMLSSLHSRGAGLLLKMMGELQESRLASCAAEEKLVGKSFAEAKEAWAKKEMLLLGIKKGEDLYINPPLSYTIESTDQFIAIR
- a CDS encoding transglutaminase domain-containing protein, giving the protein MKKFFLIVFFFGAIVASQPNLPFAVAKGILNEAGTLRNKDHGLATVLSYHVTKTIAGNPFLLPSSVVQSDNSEVIQLAKEIIKDKNTDHEKSAAIYVWVTENLEYDAETYFATLRGQSFTFKSAMEALESRKAMCMGFSHLTAALHRAAGIEARVVYGKDHAWNEIKLEGRWVPQDTTRGAGYIDLQSETFVHIPNMEYVTKSDIKKEGDYLW